In Flavobacterium sp. GSB-24, the genomic window TCAGCCACTTTTATTCTATTGTAGTTTGTATCCATTTTTTGTGGTATTTAAATTTGTTTTTATTATTAAGTTTTGAGATTAATAAATCTAAAACTCACATTCCAAATAAATTTCGCCAGAGTCTGCTGTAGTAGAAAGTATAGGTCTGTTATTTGTAGTAGGGGCACTATTGCCTTCCTTATCGGCATTTGAGATTAGGAAAAAATTAAAACCTTCTCGTTGGGTTAGTAAATAGAATTGAGCAGGATTTAATGTAATTTCTACATATGCAGTTGAGTTACTAGGTACTATTACACTGCCAAGAAAATTATTAGAATCCCAATCGTTCCAATCAATAAGTTCAAAATTTTTAAAGTAAGGAATTCGAATGTTAGAGGTATAAAGATTAAAAGTTAATGCGTTACCAACTGCATTTGTCGCGAACTTAAATTTTATTTTAGCAGATTTAGGGTTCGATGTAATTGATGAGGTATCAATTGCTCCTCTGTATCTATTAAGGGAAAATCCTGATGCATCTTTTGCAGCTCCTAAGTAAGCATTTCCTTCATAATAAGTTGTTGCTGCATCGGCATCGTGACAGATTGACCAGTTACTATTTTTATTTTCAAATATTGCTGATTTAGTTACAGGTAAAATTAAAGTAATAGGCAGAGTAGTAACAGCTAGAATATTACTATTAGTCGAATTGCCAGCAGCATCTTTTGCTTTTATATAAAAATTGTATGTGGTTGATGATGAGAGTTCTGTGACAGCATAGCTAAACACATTAGATGAAATAGAATCTAAAAAGCTATCGTCGATGAAAATGTCATAAGCAACAACTCCAATATTGTCTATTGCAGGAGTCCATGTTAATAATACTGTAGTTGCAGTAATAGATGTCTGACTTAAAGAAAAACTACTTGGTGGAGTAGAATCAATTAAACATGTTCCTACGTTATTGGCATACGCTTGACTATTGGTATTTAACCATTCTTGTGCTTGCTCATTTGCATCGTTAATGCTCAAATTTGATACAAATTTATTTGCTGGAGCAATCAGTGAAACAGAACTTCCGATTCCTGCAGCACAATCATTTTTGGTTTTATTTAAAGTTTTTTCTGTATTATAATAAACAGTTTCGCCTTCAACAGGAATATAATTGTCTAAATACGAAAAAGGCTTATATGTTGTGTTTTCTTCCATATATTCATTAATAATTTGCTTTCTTAAATCATTAAAAAAGACATTAAACAATTACTTTGATTAAACTGGCTGTATTGGCCAGACAATAGATGCTAAATCATCGATATCAGTTAATTCTCTAAGTTCTTGTCTATAATTTTTCCAAGCGCTTTTTTTCTCTTCAGAAAGTGGTGAATCTTCTACTTGTGTCCAGTCGCTTTCGGTTAATAAGGTGTTTCTAGTAGCCCTAATATTTTCTAGAAGTTCTTCCTGACTTTGAATGAAAGGAAAGTGAGTGTGAGTTCCATTAATTACTTTATAATTTTTTGACAATGCCTGCTGCCATTCTTCTTCGGTTAGTTCGATATTAGGTTGAGGAATGTTTTCGTGAATTCCTTCAACATAAAAACCTGTGTATTCTCCATTTTGATCGTAAGTTCCTTTATATGTATTTTTCATTTTTTAAAGTTTATTGTTAATATCCAATTGAGAACATATATCCTTCATTGGCATCGATAAGGGCATAATAAGTATTCTTTGTAATATTACCCACGTGGTTATATCCTCTGCTTCCCGAATTTGTTCTTAAAGTTGATACCATAACACTCAAAGCACCATTTGGCCAGGTTAAAGGAAAAGTGTACGTATTGGCATTACTCATTAAATGAGCCCACTGTAATATTAATCCGTTGCTAAATTTTTGATAGCCTCCAGTAAAAGGGATTAAGCCTATAGAATGTCCAGCATCATAATCCGAACCTGGAGAGGTCGAAACTGAGCCGTCTGCCATTAAAAATTGACTTGGAGTTCCGCCGGTTTTAATGAAACTCTTACTTTCTGTTGCTTCAGTAAAAGTTTTAATTCCTGCAATAGTTTGAGCTGTTGTTAAATCAACGTATTTGTTATTTAGTTCCAAATCTGATAATGAAACAGAACTTTTATACCAGTAATCTACTTCGATATTACGATCGCTTATTACAGCAGAAAATGTAATTATTCCATTGTTGTAGTTTACGATATAATCTTTACCAGTTCCCTCTCTAAGAAGCTGACCATTTTTGTAGATGCGAATACTATCTTTAATAGGAATTTCTGTTAAAGTAATTTTATCATCATTAAAAGTGTCATGATCAAAATTTTCTTTGAAAGGAACAGATAAACTTCCAAGAATAGGATCAGAATTAGGATCATCTGGTTCTGTATCGATATTTTTAGCCCAGTAATTTACTTCGATATTGCGGTTGCTTATGGGATCAGAAAAAACAATGATGGCATTATCATTTAAATTGTAATCGTTAGTTTCGTTTAGTAACTGACCATTTTTATAAACCTTTACACTGTCCTCAATAGGGGTATGATTTAACTGAATATATGATCCTGAAAAGTTATCCTGAAATTCTTTGAAAGGGACATAACAATTACCAGAAATAATTCCGGCATTTTGAAAAGCAACTTTTAAAAGTGCTGGAGTTATATAATGTTCATTATCTGTACCTGTTTCGACCATTTGAAAATTAGCTTTGTCATCGTCTCTATGAACGAAATTTTCAAAAATCTCTACGAAGTCAATGTGTGAGGGAATATCTCCGTCATTGAATTTGTTGCGAAAGTCATTTCTGCTTGTTGCCATGTTATATAGTTTTATTTCTTTGCTTTTAAATGTTTTTTGATAAGACTCGATATTAAATACCAATGAGGTAATTCATTGGTATTTAATAGTTTTTTAAAGAGTTAGGATTTTTTCATCACTGCTGTACATACCAGATGAATTTTCAGAAATCGCTTTAAAGTGATGATAGATTCGGTCTCCATCTTCTGTTTTTATTACTAATTCGTCGGTAAATTTTTCAATGTCGTTGAGAGGAAGAATAACTTCGTTTAAGTTTGACTTGAGTTCATGAATTTTTTCCCAATTCCCCTGATTATTCATTTTATATAAATGATATTTACCATTATGAACTGTTTTCTCCCAATTGAAAACTATTGGTTTTAAGATTTCTCCATTTGTTCCTGTTGGCACTCCCGAAGCTTCTAAGTCCGGAGATTCTGGCGAAACATTATCCACAATAACGACAGCTGTAATTTTTGACGGTTGTGATGGTGCATAATCGATGCTTATGATAGGATTATCAATTGTCGAATCTGAATCTGCATATTCAATTTGTTTTGAAACGGTAATCCTGTAAAACAATCCATCACCAAATGGTACATTTTCTAAATCTTCAAAATCATCATAAACATTCCATACATTCTCAAAATCTGCAGACAAAGTTTCTTCATTAATTAAAACTTCTTTCACCAATTTCATTGTTCTTATCGATTGCGCATCAAGCATTGTGTTTGCGCGATAAACATTGATTTTTCTAATTTTATATTCTGGCTGATAAGCATTTAATTCAATTTGAACTGCTGGTTTAATTCCTAAAACCTGATTTTCCAGAATTGGCATAATTCGCTTAATTTCTGGTGTTTTTGGCGGAGTAGAAGCAACTAGTTTTACAGGCCCAATAAGATCACTAAACTCTCCAAAATTCATCTTAATATCCATTTCGCGAACAGCGTAGAAATAGATGTTTTGTGAATTTCCATCGAGATTAAAGTCGGTAAACTGTGCTATGTTTTCACTTTCATTAATGATTTTCATCATTGGTGCGATCTCAAAATCATTATCAGTAGGTTTTAGAGCGTTTCCATTTTTATCTTTAATGGTTTGTTTCTTGTTAACAGGGACATAGTCATTACCTTTAATATACTCATAAACAACTGGTACTTCGGTTAAGGGAACGAAAGCCGCATGAATAGCTTGTTCTACAAAATGAACTACTAATAAAGGATCTTGAACTCCTTGTGAAATTAGAACCTTATTTAATGATGTAATAGAGGTTATCGTATGCTCTTGTGTACCTTGCGCTTTATTGTGCCATTCAATAAAATCATTAATCAGTTTTATAAAATCTTCGTTGTCAGGCAATGGAAATTGGTAATTTTGAGATTCATTTTCTGGCAAAGTTTTATAATGCCCACTCAAAGCAAGACCATTAAAATCCAAAAAGTCTTTCCATCTTTCATTAAAGCTGATTTCATCATTTCCACCCAATTTGTTTAATTCTTCACGAATAGTACTCACTGTTTCAGGTTGGTACAAAATGTTTAAAAAGTCTTCATCATTGGCTCTGTAATGTAATAATCCGTAAGGCTTGCGTTTCTGACTGTATTTAGTAATAAAAGTATAAGATGATCGGTTGTAAAAATCAGGACGGGTTGCATACAAACTACCACCTCTAATTTCTTCAGGTTTTTTCGGTTCCTCAATTTTAACAGCGTACATCGGACTCGGAATGCTAATCTTCGATTTGTAGTCAATACCAGTTTTTGCATGTGTACTAATTCCGAAGATAGAGTAGTGCGTACTTTCATTTTCTCTTGGCTGAACATTTTCTTGTGTAATTCCGGAAACTGCATCAGCGTATAAATAAACTTTATAGCTCGGATAATAATTTACAGTTTGAGATACATCATTATCATCATAATTTCGTATGTCATCTTCTTTAAGCGGGCCATTTATTGCACCAATAATTTCATCATAATTATCCGCCATTGTTTGTGTGGAATAATTACCAAGTTTAAAATCAGGATCATCGATATATAAGACC contains:
- a CDS encoding DUF5977 domain-containing protein codes for the protein MEENTTYKPFSYLDNYIPVEGETVYYNTEKTLNKTKNDCAAGIGSSVSLIAPANKFVSNLSINDANEQAQEWLNTNSQAYANNVGTCLIDSTPPSSFSLSQTSITATTVLLTWTPAIDNIGVVAYDIFIDDSFLDSISSNVFSYAVTELSSSTTYNFYIKAKDAAGNSTNSNILAVTTLPITLILPVTKSAIFENKNSNWSICHDADAATTYYEGNAYLGAAKDASGFSLNRYRGAIDTSSITSNPKSAKIKFKFATNAVGNALTFNLYTSNIRIPYFKNFELIDWNDWDSNNFLGSVIVPSNSTAYVEITLNPAQFYLLTQREGFNFFLISNADKEGNSAPTTNNRPILSTTADSGEIYLECEF
- a CDS encoding tail fiber assembly protein; translated protein: MKNTYKGTYDQNGEYTGFYVEGIHENIPQPNIELTEEEWQQALSKNYKVINGTHTHFPFIQSQEELLENIRATRNTLLTESDWTQVEDSPLSEEKKSAWKNYRQELRELTDIDDLASIVWPIQPV